Proteins co-encoded in one Actinomadura luteofluorescens genomic window:
- a CDS encoding PaaI family thioesterase: MPENEHPEMRDRALGALALARASGVPWLATMARVQAVATGDASVVELRIGCPGPSDAGLVGVAMLADLALGAALRSQVGARRALPTLTLTLELDPDPPRPWTSVRARSEPPRGGLGRTHGTVLSGETVVGRCLATFAVPGSAARLDPLPWEVPEAVTPPAHSTAELLTDAEQAVLTAMPTLDAEHGRPWADALLAKACQDGPDGRFLHPNAAMLNRSGQVQGAVLFWFAAASSEVDGHLVSGHIQFLTPADPWTSLLARPVTVHETRRTVFVHTEVSQRGQPVASADFVFRRTARKP, from the coding sequence ATGCCGGAGAACGAGCATCCAGAAATGCGGGACCGGGCTTTGGGGGCGCTGGCGCTCGCCCGTGCGAGCGGTGTTCCTTGGCTGGCCACGATGGCGCGGGTCCAGGCCGTCGCGACCGGCGACGCGTCCGTGGTCGAGTTGCGGATCGGCTGTCCCGGCCCGTCCGATGCCGGGCTGGTGGGCGTCGCCATGCTGGCCGATCTGGCCCTCGGCGCCGCGCTGCGCTCCCAGGTCGGTGCCCGGCGGGCGCTGCCGACGCTCACGCTGACGCTGGAGCTCGATCCGGATCCGCCTCGGCCGTGGACCTCGGTGCGTGCGCGCAGCGAGCCGCCGCGCGGCGGCCTGGGGCGGACGCACGGCACCGTCCTGTCCGGCGAGACGGTGGTGGGACGCTGCCTGGCCACTTTCGCCGTCCCCGGCTCGGCGGCGCGGCTCGACCCGCTGCCCTGGGAGGTGCCAGAGGCTGTGACCCCACCGGCGCATTCGACGGCCGAGCTCTTGACCGACGCAGAGCAGGCGGTGCTGACCGCCATGCCAACACTGGACGCGGAGCACGGGCGGCCATGGGCTGACGCGCTACTGGCGAAGGCCTGCCAAGACGGCCCGGACGGACGGTTCCTGCACCCGAACGCGGCCATGCTGAACCGCTCCGGCCAGGTGCAGGGCGCCGTGCTGTTCTGGTTCGCCGCCGCTTCTTCCGAGGTCGACGGCCACCTGGTGTCGGGGCATATCCAGTTCCTCACCCCCGCGGATCCCTGGACGTCGCTGCTGGCACGGCCCGTCACCGTTCACGAAACGCGTAGGACGGTTTTCGTGCACACCGAGGTGTCCCAGCGCGGACAGCCCGTCGCGTCCGCCGATTTCGTGTTCCGAAGGACCGCACGGAAGCCCTGA
- a CDS encoding branched-chain amino acid transaminase, whose product MKPRHVLFRGRLVPYEDARLHVLTTTLKYGVGVFEGLRAYWKEDERELYIFRPHDHFRRLHDSLRVTGMDVPDGIDDLTERLTELIKANDLRQNLHIRVQAFVDNDDGTPDATGPVVVSMATIPMENYFGRAALDVCVSSWARISERSMPPRVKAIANYQNSRLAMLEARADGYTGAILLTHEGSVSEGPGYNVFVVRDGRIATPRVTDAILQGVTRDTVLQLASRHLGVEVEERRIDRTELYLADEVFVCGSAAEVTAVASIDRRPVGGGGAGETTTALQWLYDAATRGTLDREQGWVEPVYHPETSDAGSGSRV is encoded by the coding sequence ATGAAGCCTCGCCATGTTCTCTTCCGCGGACGGCTCGTTCCCTACGAAGACGCCCGCCTCCACGTCCTGACGACGACGCTGAAGTACGGCGTCGGGGTGTTCGAGGGGCTTCGGGCCTACTGGAAGGAAGACGAGCGCGAGCTTTACATCTTCCGCCCGCACGACCACTTCCGCCGGCTGCACGACTCCCTGCGGGTCACGGGCATGGACGTCCCCGACGGCATCGACGACCTCACCGAGCGGCTCACGGAACTGATCAAGGCGAACGACCTCCGCCAGAACCTCCACATCCGCGTCCAGGCCTTCGTCGACAACGACGACGGGACACCGGACGCCACCGGGCCGGTCGTCGTCAGCATGGCCACGATCCCCATGGAGAACTACTTCGGCCGCGCGGCCCTGGACGTCTGCGTCAGCTCGTGGGCCCGCATCTCCGAGAGGTCGATGCCCCCGCGGGTCAAGGCGATCGCGAACTACCAGAACTCCCGGCTCGCGATGCTGGAGGCCCGCGCCGACGGATACACGGGCGCGATCCTGCTGACGCACGAGGGCAGCGTCTCCGAAGGGCCGGGATACAACGTCTTCGTGGTGCGCGACGGGCGGATCGCCACGCCGCGGGTCACCGACGCGATCCTCCAGGGCGTCACCCGGGACACCGTCCTGCAACTGGCGTCCCGGCACCTGGGCGTCGAGGTCGAGGAACGCCGGATCGACCGGACGGAGCTGTACCTCGCGGACGAGGTGTTCGTGTGCGGGAGCGCCGCGGAGGTCACGGCCGTCGCGTCCATCGACCGCAGGCCGGTCGGCGGTGGCGGGGCCGGCGAGACCACCACCGCCCTCCAGTGGCTCTACGACGCGGCGACGCGCGGCACCCTCGATCGCGAGCAAGGCTGGGTCGAGCCGGTGTACCACCCGGAGACCAGCGACGCCGGCTCGGGTTCCCGGGTGTAG
- a CDS encoding aldolase/citrate lyase family protein produces the protein MATTEYGIGLVTTDTGPLLLNHVRLAGLPFLVLDAEHTGLTPARCAEAVRALSMSDTRVCVRVPDGSPATLAEFVNTGAAEIVLPRVLCMADIEEAAAALRYAPEGLRSRAPSAANGYGESWEVPALSVIIETVDAVDAAAKIAASDLICRAWLGLADLRGDLARQRPDEPLDEIVDELLRTFADRDLVVPVARPEAAAEMYRRGARSCYLYWDKYLHRVLGEFRAPAVRG, from the coding sequence ATGGCGACGACCGAGTACGGCATAGGGCTGGTGACCACGGACACCGGTCCGCTGCTGCTGAACCATGTGCGGCTGGCCGGGCTTCCCTTCCTCGTCCTCGACGCCGAGCACACCGGGCTCACTCCGGCCCGGTGCGCGGAGGCCGTGCGCGCCCTGTCGATGAGCGACACCCGCGTGTGCGTCCGCGTTCCTGACGGGTCCCCCGCGACGCTGGCCGAGTTCGTGAACACGGGCGCGGCCGAGATCGTCCTTCCCCGCGTGCTCTGCATGGCCGACATCGAGGAGGCGGCCGCCGCGCTGCGCTACGCACCGGAAGGACTCCGGTCCCGGGCCCCCTCGGCGGCGAACGGCTACGGGGAGAGCTGGGAGGTTCCCGCGCTGAGCGTCATCATCGAGACGGTCGACGCGGTCGACGCGGCGGCGAAGATCGCGGCATCCGACCTGATCTGCCGGGCCTGGCTCGGGCTGGCCGACCTGCGCGGCGACCTGGCACGGCAGCGGCCGGACGAACCACTCGACGAGATCGTCGACGAACTGCTCCGGACCTTCGCCGACCGCGATCTCGTGGTCCCCGTCGCCCGGCCGGAGGCGGCCGCGGAGATGTACCGGCGCGGTGCCCGGTCCTGCTATCTGTACTGGGACAAGTACCTTCACCGCGTTCTCGGCGAGTTCCGCGCTCCGGCGGTGCGGGGATGA
- a CDS encoding CaiB/BaiF CoA transferase family protein — translation MAKIPDPAPAGGAACDAPAPPLAGLRVVALEHAVAAPLCSRHLADLGADVIKIENPAGGDLARGYDSVVKGQSAYFVWANRGKRSVALDLKSADGRAALHALLNDADVFVHNLSPGAVDRLGLDAGTLAERWPRLINCAITGYGTGGPLRERKAFDLLVQGEAGLLSVTGQPDAPAKAGISVADMCAAVYALSSILAAVLDRTRTGRGQSVDVAMLDCLAEWMMAPAYHQIYGGTQPRRAGARHNMMVPYGVYRVGDKGHVNFAVQTDAQWRAFCSHVLDDPELADVPEFRGNEARVRNRAALERLIEDRFAPREVDEVTGRLLEAGIPTGDVNDLRGLVEHPQLAARGRWLEADSPAGPVRVLRAPFDLAGLPPHAGRGIPALGEHTDEVLSALRAQPGEGPA, via the coding sequence ATGGCGAAAATCCCTGACCCGGCTCCAGCCGGCGGCGCCGCGTGCGACGCGCCGGCGCCGCCGCTCGCCGGCCTGCGCGTGGTCGCCCTGGAGCACGCGGTCGCGGCGCCGCTGTGCAGCCGCCATCTGGCCGATCTCGGAGCCGACGTGATCAAGATCGAGAACCCGGCAGGCGGTGATCTGGCCCGGGGCTACGACTCGGTGGTCAAGGGGCAGTCGGCGTACTTCGTCTGGGCGAACCGGGGCAAGCGCAGCGTGGCCCTCGACCTGAAGTCCGCCGACGGCCGCGCGGCGCTGCACGCGCTCCTGAACGACGCGGACGTGTTCGTCCACAATCTCAGCCCCGGAGCGGTCGACCGCCTCGGCCTCGACGCCGGGACGCTCGCGGAGCGGTGGCCGCGGCTGATCAACTGTGCGATCACCGGCTACGGGACCGGCGGGCCCCTGCGCGAGCGCAAGGCCTTCGACCTGCTGGTCCAGGGCGAGGCGGGGCTGCTGTCGGTGACCGGGCAGCCGGACGCGCCCGCGAAGGCCGGGATCTCGGTGGCCGACATGTGCGCTGCGGTGTACGCGCTGTCCTCGATCCTGGCGGCGGTGCTCGACCGCACCCGCACGGGCCGCGGGCAGTCCGTCGACGTCGCGATGCTGGACTGCCTGGCGGAGTGGATGATGGCCCCCGCGTACCACCAGATCTACGGCGGCACCCAGCCGCGGCGCGCGGGAGCACGGCACAACATGATGGTCCCCTACGGGGTCTACCGGGTCGGCGACAAGGGACACGTCAACTTCGCCGTCCAGACCGACGCCCAGTGGCGCGCCTTCTGCTCCCACGTCCTGGACGACCCCGAGCTCGCCGACGTGCCCGAGTTCCGCGGCAACGAGGCGCGCGTGCGCAACCGGGCCGCGCTGGAGCGGCTGATCGAGGACCGGTTCGCTCCGCGCGAGGTCGACGAGGTCACCGGGCGCCTGCTCGAGGCCGGGATACCCACCGGCGACGTCAATGACCTGCGCGGCCTGGTGGAGCACCCCCAGCTCGCGGCCCGGGGCCGATGGCTCGAAGCCGACTCTCCGGCGGGCCCCGTGCGGGTCCTGCGGGCCCCGTTCGACCTCGCCGGTCTACCCCCGCACGCTGGACGGGGGATTCCCGCACTGGGCGAGCACACCGACGAGGTGCTGTCCGCGCTCCGTGCCCAACCCGGCGAGGGGCCGGCATGA
- a CDS encoding haloacid dehalogenase type II produces MTNNEDAIRGIKALMFDFYGTVVDMQAGLTEAITPYLAQKNYTANPASRVVTWWRRTHFENSMIDALLHREHTPYREIGRQAVHYTLDRAGIEHTDEEVVGLVAQIERLKPFSDVVDALALVKAGGTKLVILSNGDPDMLTSGVRYSGTEHLWDRVVSVATANSFKPHRDTYRTAADLIRLAPEEVLFVANHAFDCVGAKAAGMRTAFVDRRQRPFGNTLYEPDLIVDDFAHLAKTVTSALGRA; encoded by the coding sequence TTGACGAACAACGAAGACGCCATCCGCGGGATCAAAGCCCTCATGTTCGACTTCTACGGGACCGTCGTCGACATGCAGGCCGGCCTCACCGAAGCCATCACCCCGTACCTGGCGCAGAAGAACTACACGGCGAATCCCGCCTCCCGCGTCGTCACCTGGTGGCGGCGAACCCACTTCGAGAACTCGATGATCGACGCCCTGCTCCACCGCGAGCACACCCCTTACCGGGAGATCGGGCGGCAGGCCGTCCACTACACGCTCGACCGCGCGGGCATCGAGCACACCGACGAGGAAGTGGTCGGCCTCGTGGCGCAGATCGAACGCCTCAAGCCGTTCTCCGACGTCGTGGACGCCCTCGCACTGGTCAAGGCCGGCGGAACGAAACTGGTCATTCTCTCCAACGGGGACCCCGACATGCTGACCAGCGGCGTCCGGTACTCGGGCACCGAACACCTCTGGGACCGCGTCGTCTCCGTCGCCACGGCGAACTCCTTCAAACCGCACCGCGACACCTACAGGACGGCGGCCGACCTGATCCGGCTGGCGCCGGAGGAGGTCCTGTTCGTCGCCAACCACGCGTTCGACTGCGTGGGAGCCAAGGCGGCCGGCATGAGGACGGCCTTCGTCGACCGCCGCCAGCGGCCCTTCGGGAACACGCTCTACGAGCCCGACCTGATCGTCGACGACTTCGCGCACCTGGCCAAGACCGTCACCTCCGCCCTCGGCCGCGCGTAG
- a CDS encoding PucR family transcriptional regulator produces the protein MRLSDLLAALRPDQLRAESVVRDGIAVVDDVVVHDPPQAVERGQVVLAVGVEASSAGARELAAEAGAAGAAAVVFRDSADEGPVETAREFGTSVLRAQPGLGWARLVTLLRTLISATTADPEARSERLAPSSVHGLADAIAVMVGGSVVLYDRAHRVIAYSVQDFEIDSVRRDTILGRQTPEQWIERFTADRSAYETFRNPGSVVRLDGYPGLRTRLRIAIWFEGEALGEISVAEGRQRLGAEAEAALSRAAELAVPFMLRHRLVEDTDRAARTRMARGLMYGDLGPGANAVAELGLGDRTGFVVVGFAGEEPSGGSSGLLGERILHLLSLQMSSIDPATVVVLCEGVYYALVPTPDENGRARLAARVKPALSQLERMGAVMRAAIGTWGPGLAGLPASRQMVDDLLQVARRSDVPHAVVTAEDLWPDLALLPVENAVGGAGFEPCAPLRRLIEHDAQQHTDYLTTLRVYLDEFGSVSKASERLVLHSNTLRHRLQRLGEISGLDLADPVQRLAVAVQLRVLRVRERVHGAEAQPE, from the coding sequence ATGAGGCTCAGTGATCTGCTGGCCGCGCTGAGGCCGGACCAGTTGCGCGCCGAGTCCGTGGTGCGGGACGGCATCGCCGTGGTCGACGACGTGGTCGTCCATGATCCGCCGCAGGCCGTCGAGCGCGGCCAGGTGGTGCTCGCGGTCGGCGTCGAGGCGTCGTCCGCCGGGGCCCGCGAACTCGCCGCCGAGGCGGGCGCGGCGGGCGCGGCGGCCGTCGTGTTCCGGGACTCCGCGGACGAGGGCCCGGTGGAGACGGCCCGCGAGTTCGGGACGTCGGTGCTGCGCGCGCAGCCGGGGTTGGGTTGGGCGCGGCTGGTGACGCTGCTGCGGACGCTGATCTCGGCCACGACCGCAGATCCGGAGGCGCGCAGCGAGCGGCTCGCGCCCAGCAGCGTGCACGGGCTGGCCGACGCCATCGCGGTGATGGTGGGCGGATCGGTGGTGCTCTACGACAGGGCCCATCGGGTCATCGCCTACTCGGTGCAGGATTTCGAGATCGACAGCGTGCGGCGCGACACCATCCTCGGCCGTCAGACGCCTGAGCAGTGGATCGAGCGTTTCACCGCCGACCGCAGCGCCTACGAGACGTTCCGCAATCCCGGCTCCGTGGTCCGGCTGGACGGCTACCCGGGCCTGCGCACCCGGTTGCGGATCGCGATCTGGTTCGAGGGGGAGGCGCTGGGCGAGATCTCGGTCGCCGAGGGCCGGCAGCGGCTGGGCGCGGAGGCGGAGGCCGCGCTGTCCCGCGCCGCCGAGCTGGCCGTGCCGTTCATGCTGAGGCACCGGCTGGTGGAGGACACCGACCGGGCGGCGCGGACCCGGATGGCGCGGGGGCTGATGTACGGGGATCTCGGGCCGGGCGCGAACGCCGTCGCCGAACTCGGGCTGGGCGACCGCACGGGGTTCGTCGTCGTCGGGTTCGCCGGCGAAGAGCCCTCCGGCGGGTCCTCGGGCCTGCTGGGCGAACGGATCCTGCATCTCCTGTCGTTGCAGATGAGCAGCATCGATCCGGCCACCGTGGTCGTGCTCTGTGAGGGCGTCTACTACGCGCTCGTACCGACACCGGACGAGAACGGCCGGGCGCGGCTGGCGGCACGGGTGAAGCCGGCGTTGAGCCAGCTCGAACGCATGGGCGCCGTCATGCGCGCGGCGATCGGCACCTGGGGGCCGGGCCTGGCCGGCCTGCCCGCCTCCCGGCAGATGGTGGACGACCTCCTGCAGGTGGCCCGCCGGAGCGACGTTCCGCACGCGGTGGTCACCGCCGAGGACCTGTGGCCCGACCTGGCACTGCTACCGGTGGAGAACGCCGTCGGCGGCGCGGGGTTCGAACCGTGCGCGCCCCTGCGCCGGCTCATCGAGCACGATGCGCAGCAGCACACCGACTACCTGACGACCCTGCGGGTCTACCTGGACGAGTTCGGGTCCGTCTCGAAGGCCTCCGAACGACTGGTGCTGCATTCGAACACGCTGCGCCACCGGCTCCAGCGGCTCGGCGAGATCTCGGGGCTGGACCTGGCCGATCCCGTGCAGCGGCTGGCGGTCGCGGTGCAGCTCCGCGTCCTTCGCGTTCGAGAGCGGGTCCACGGCGCTGAGGCTCAGCCGGAATGA
- a CDS encoding MFS transporter gives MTLSKDESTRRSPAQGRWYRDVTSANRRSLVAAFLGWGFDGYETYALVVVLVPMMNDLLSPGQQADLPFWGGVAVGVTLLGWAIGGVIGGVVADYIGRKRVMLFSVAAYAVFAGLTALAGNLEMLLALRFLTGLSLGSEWGTGTALIAETWPVRARAKAAGIMQAGFGFGALLASGVWLVLSEAGPGAWRIVFLIGLAPALFTLYIRRHVTESSSWRHAKDTATARRRKELTLVQVFKEPESRRRVLLTLVLSLFSIGAYYTVSTSLPLFVKELAADQGRTDLNHLTSLAGMTYNVGSILGYVAGGFLADRIGRRPYIALYLVCAVATTALLYLTTTSLPLIILMAALNGFFTLGMFAAFAIYLPELFGASVRATAISFVFNSTRIVAAAGPIVFGELVLALGGAAHAAVILGSLYIVGLLVLPFLPETTGTSTER, from the coding sequence ATGACCTTGAGCAAGGACGAGAGCACCCGAAGATCACCGGCGCAGGGACGCTGGTACCGCGACGTCACCAGCGCCAACCGGCGCTCGCTCGTCGCGGCCTTCCTCGGATGGGGCTTCGACGGGTACGAGACCTACGCGCTCGTCGTCGTGCTCGTCCCGATGATGAACGACCTGCTGTCGCCCGGGCAGCAGGCCGACCTCCCGTTCTGGGGCGGGGTCGCGGTCGGGGTGACGCTGCTCGGCTGGGCGATCGGCGGCGTCATCGGCGGCGTCGTCGCCGACTACATCGGACGCAAACGCGTCATGCTGTTCTCCGTCGCCGCCTACGCCGTGTTCGCGGGCCTCACCGCACTGGCGGGCAACCTGGAGATGCTCCTCGCGCTGCGCTTCCTGACCGGGCTCTCGCTCGGCAGCGAATGGGGCACCGGAACCGCGCTCATCGCCGAGACCTGGCCCGTCCGGGCGCGCGCCAAGGCCGCGGGCATCATGCAGGCGGGATTCGGCTTCGGCGCCCTGCTCGCCTCGGGGGTCTGGCTCGTTCTCAGCGAAGCCGGCCCCGGCGCCTGGCGCATCGTCTTCCTCATCGGGCTGGCGCCGGCGCTGTTCACCCTCTACATCCGGCGGCACGTCACCGAGTCCTCGTCCTGGCGTCATGCCAAGGACACCGCGACGGCCCGGCGCAGGAAAGAACTCACCCTTGTCCAGGTCTTCAAGGAGCCGGAGTCCCGGCGCCGGGTCCTGCTGACGCTGGTGCTGTCCCTGTTCTCCATCGGCGCCTACTACACCGTGTCCACGTCCCTGCCGTTGTTCGTCAAGGAACTGGCCGCCGACCAGGGCCGGACGGACCTCAACCACCTGACCAGCCTCGCAGGCATGACCTACAACGTGGGATCGATCCTCGGCTACGTCGCCGGCGGCTTCCTCGCCGACCGCATCGGCCGCAGGCCGTACATCGCGCTCTACCTCGTCTGCGCCGTGGCGACCACCGCGCTGCTCTACCTGACCACCACGTCACTGCCGCTGATCATCCTGATGGCCGCCCTCAACGGCTTCTTCACCCTCGGCATGTTCGCCGCCTTCGCCATCTACCTGCCCGAGCTGTTCGGCGCCTCCGTGCGCGCGACCGCGATCAGCTTCGTCTTCAACTCCACCCGGATCGTCGCCGCCGCCGGGCCCATCGTCTTCGGCGAACTCGTCCTGGCCCTGGGAGGCGCCGCCCATGCGGCCGTCATCCTCGGCTCCCTCTACATCGTCGGGCTCCTGGTCCTGCCGTTCCTTCCCGAGACCACCGGGACGTCCACCGAGCGTTAG
- a CDS encoding helix-turn-helix domain-containing protein, which yields MATPVQGSRQSPEEVPFGSVLAVSVRARRERAGLSQGELAKLAGLSAGTLSVVEAGTGNPTVSTLLALSKVLGCDVTDLLRDATDPMIRLLRHSDPAPPGGSISKSRLLHQFAPNGPVEFYEAELPAGSRNASSPHAPGVYEHIWLARGTLTTGPEGAVERLEPGDYFCFQGWVPHSYEAGPDGATFLSALSYTRSLWATRELLGHKP from the coding sequence ATGGCGACGCCGGTTCAAGGCTCGAGGCAGAGCCCCGAGGAGGTCCCGTTCGGGTCGGTGCTGGCGGTGTCCGTGCGGGCACGCCGCGAACGTGCCGGGTTGTCCCAGGGAGAGCTCGCGAAGCTGGCGGGACTGTCCGCGGGCACGCTGTCCGTCGTCGAGGCGGGAACGGGCAACCCCACGGTCAGCACGCTCCTGGCCCTGTCCAAAGTCCTGGGCTGTGATGTCACGGACCTGCTCAGGGACGCGACGGACCCCATGATTCGCTTGTTGCGCCATTCGGACCCGGCCCCTCCGGGGGGAAGTATCAGCAAGTCCCGGCTGCTGCACCAGTTCGCACCGAACGGCCCGGTCGAGTTTTATGAAGCAGAATTGCCCGCCGGGTCGCGGAATGCCAGCAGCCCCCATGCGCCAGGCGTCTACGAGCACATCTGGCTCGCGCGAGGCACGCTCACGACAGGGCCGGAAGGGGCGGTCGAACGCCTCGAACCCGGAGACTACTTCTGCTTCCAGGGCTGGGTGCCCCACAGCTACGAGGCCGGCCCCGACGGAGCGACGTTCCTGTCGGCACTCAGCTACACCCGGTCTTTGTGGGCGACCCGTGAACTGCTGGGGCACAAGCCGTAG